The sequence below is a genomic window from Chryseobacterium foetidum.
GGAAGAAGTTTCAAAATATCCTGAAATTGAAACCTGCGACTACCATAATTTGAAAGCCGGTAAAGATTTTGTTTTAAGTGACGGATATGTTTTAAAAAATGAAATTTTGACAACCAGTCCGGCTCCGTCGGTTTCCTATGCGTTTTGCAGCGACACGAGATATCTGGAATCTGTGATTCCGATTATTAAAAATGTGACGGTTCTGTATCACGAAGCTACTTTTTTACATGATTTAAAAGAAATGGCAGATTACACCGGTCATACAACAGCTTTGGAAGCAGCGACGATTGCCAAGAAAGCAGAAGTTGAAAAATTGATTTTAGGACATTTCTCCAACCGTTACGGAGATTTGACGGTCTTTACAGATGAAGCGAGGACGGTTTTCCCAAACTCTTATCTTCCGAAAGCGTTGGAATGTGTGAAAATTTAAAAAGATTTAAGCATTAAAACAGCTTTGAGAGTAAGTTTTTTTAAAATTCAGATTAAGCTGAATTTAGCATTTTGCTTAATGATATTTTTAAATATTTCCTTAAATCAAACTTAAAGACTTCAAAATCTTAATGGTTTAAATTAAAAAATGTTTATTTAAATAAATGAAGTTGAATTTTTCAGAATTAAAAGATTTTCTCAACGAAAAGGCTGATATTTACAATAATCCAGATTTTATAAATGATGATCCGGTTCAGATTCCGCATCGTTTTTCTTTGAAACAGGACATTGAAATCGCAGGGTTTCTTGCTGCGACCATTTCTTGGGGAAACAGAAAGTCTATCATTAGGTCAGCAGAGAAAATGCTGGATATTATGGGCAATTCGCCTTATGATTTTGTGATGAATTATTCTGAAAAAGATTTAGAACTTATTAAGGATAAAAGCATTCACAGAACATTTAATGGTGAAGATTTTGCTTATTTTATCAGTCAGTTTCATAAAATTTATACTGAAAATGAAAGCCTTGAAGATCTGTTTTTAATCAATGAAAATGAAAGTAATTTTCAGCATTCAATTGAGAGATTCAGGCAAAAATTTTTAGGAATTGAAAAACACAGAACGCACAAACATGTGAGTTCGCCCTACAAAAATTCATCTGCAAAACGGATCATCATGTTTCTGAGGTGGATGACCAGAAAAGACAACCGTGGTGTGGATTTTGGAATATGGGGAAATATTGATCAGAAATTTTTATCCATTCCTCTCGACGTTCATACCGGAAATGTTTCAAGAAAACTGGGATTGATTTCAAGAACTCAAAACGACTGGAAAACCGTGGAAGAACTGGATTTAATTATCAGAAAACTGGACGAAAAAGATCCCGCCAAATATGATTTTGCTCTGTTTGGTCTTGGCGTCACTAAAGAATTTTAACAGACAATTTCAAATATCAAATCTCAAAATGTCATCCTGAGCCTGTCGAAGGATCAAATTTCAAATCTTTAAAAATGAAAACGTCACACGAAAATATAGAATTTCTGGAGAAAATGGCAAACGGAATCACCTCATGGATTGGTTCTATACCGTCTCTTATTATCCATACTTTGCTTTTTCTAACCTCGTTTTTGCTACCGGTTTTCGGGGTGGTAGATTTTGATAAAATGCTTTTGGTACTCACGACGGTTCTGTCTCTGGAAGCGATTTATTTATCCATTCTTATTCAGATGTCTGTCAATAAAAGCAATGAAAAAATTGAAGACATTCAGGAAGATATTGAAGATATTCAGGAGGATATTGAAGAGATCAGCGAAGATATTGAAGAAATCAGTGAGGATCTGGAAGAGATTAGCGAAGATATTGAGGATATCCAGGAAGATATTGAGGAGATCAACGAAGATGAGGACGAAGAAGATCATAATGAGAGAGCCAAAAAAGCAATTCTGAAAAGCAATGTGAATTCAAATAAGAATGAAATCAAGTTTTTGAAAGATAAAATCGCGGAACTTCAGAATAAAATTGATGAACTGAAAAAAGATTAGAAATAGTACACTCAAGCATATTAAAAACGGATTGATCGGTAGTTTAATCTATTTTAGTTAAACATTAGAATCGTATTAAAATTTAATTAAAAAATATCTTTTTTGAAATATTGTTATTAATAATTTGGATTTCAATATGTTTTAAGTCAATAAATTTTGGTATTTTTGGGCAAACAATCTGAAAATGTTAAATTATAGATCAAAAAATTACTTTAAAATTAGTTTTGTTCTTTTTGCTTTTCTAAGTACATTTAGTTTTGCTCAAGTACGAACGCAAAAGCCTACAAAGTTTCCTGTTGAGGCAAAAGCAGGATCATTTATAGATGTAAATATTCCGTCTTATCCGCCGAGCAGTTTCACGCCTACACAACTCGTTACAGATATTCTCGTGGGTAATGGTGGAGGATGTGTGGTTCCAAACATTTCTAACGTCACTGTCAGCCCGAATACCGCTGCAACTGTTGAAAACAGAGCGTGGGGATACTTTCATAAGGGTACCGCCAACTTTCCTTTTACCGATGGTATCGTTTTATCAACAGGTTTTGCAAGAAAAGCAGGAAACGTTGCTGAAGTAAGTATGGGAGATAACAACCAGGGAGGTGGTGATGCTGATTTAAGTGCTGCCATCGGCGTTGCAGGTCTTAATAATGCTTCGGTTCTGGAGTTTGATTTTGTACCTACAAGCAGTCAGATGAAGTTTAATTATATCTTCGCGTCTCATGAATATGACTCAGATTATCCTTGCCCGCCATTTCAGTTTGACGATGCATTTGCATTGTTGCTGAAACCTAATACACCGGGATCTACCTATACAAATTTAGCAGTTCTCCCAGGTGGAGCAGGTTTGGTCGCTGTAACCAATATTGTTCCTGACAGTTTTTCCTGTGGACCTTTAAATGCTCAGTTTTTTGGCTCTATGCTGCCAAACGGAACCAATTATAACGGACGAACAATCCCTCTTACAGCGGAAGCCACAGTAATCCCTGGTCAGTCTTATCATATTAAAATGGTAATTGCCGATGCACGTGATACGATCTATGATTCGGCCGTATTTTTGGAAGCGGGATCATTTAATATTGGGGTAAGTATTGTGGATCCGGCCGGAAATCCTGTGCCTGAAACACTTTATGTGTGTGATAATACACCACAGATTCTGAAGGCGTTGGTAACCACAACTCCTGGGATGACCTTTCAGTGGTTTAAAGATGGTGTAGCTATTCCGGGTGCCACAAACGTGACGTACACAGCTGTTGGGCCAGGTGTTTATACTGTAAAAATTATTATACAGGGGCAAAACTGTCCTGCTGAAGCGAAAGTTACAATCGTTGGCGGTACAAGCCCAATCATACAGAATGCAACTTTAAAACTTTGTGCAACGCCAAGTAATTCTACATTTAATTTAGATTCTGCAAAACCATCAATCAGTACAACGCCAGGAGCTGTATTTAAATTTTATCTTCAGCAGGCAGATGCAGTTTTAGGAAATAACAGTAATATTACTGGCACAACAGCTTTCAACGGAACAGACGGACAGGTGATTTATGTGAATGTTTCCAACGGTGCTTTCTGTTCGAGAGTGGCCATGCTTACATTAAGAAGAGAAGAAACTCCTGTTGCGACATTAACTGCACCAAAAATAAAAATCTGTAATGGCGAGTCTGTAGTATTAACAGCAGCAGGTGGTGTAACATATCAATGGGGAGACAATTCTGCTTCAGGAGCAATACGTACTGTAAGTCCCACTGCAACAACTACTTACACTGTCTATGCGATCGGAGCACAAGGTTGTAAATCTCTTACTCCGGCGAGCATCACCATTGAAGTTGTTCCTGCAATCACTTCAACCTTAACTGGAGGATGGATTTGTAATGGAGACACCATTACGCTTGATGCAGGTGCAGGCCCTAATTACGCTTATCAGTGGAGTAACGGTGCTACTACACAGACAATCACTGTTGGTGTAGGCGGTACTTATGGAGTTACAATCTCAAATGGT
It includes:
- a CDS encoding TIGR02757 family protein, which produces MNFSELKDFLNEKADIYNNPDFINDDPVQIPHRFSLKQDIEIAGFLAATISWGNRKSIIRSAEKMLDIMGNSPYDFVMNYSEKDLELIKDKSIHRTFNGEDFAYFISQFHKIYTENESLEDLFLINENESNFQHSIERFRQKFLGIEKHRTHKHVSSPYKNSSAKRIIMFLRWMTRKDNRGVDFGIWGNIDQKFLSIPLDVHTGNVSRKLGLISRTQNDWKTVEELDLIIRKLDEKDPAKYDFALFGLGVTKEF
- a CDS encoding DUF1003 domain-containing protein, which translates into the protein MKTSHENIEFLEKMANGITSWIGSIPSLIIHTLLFLTSFLLPVFGVVDFDKMLLVLTTVLSLEAIYLSILIQMSVNKSNEKIEDIQEDIEDIQEDIEEISEDIEEISEDLEEISEDIEDIQEDIEEINEDEDEEDHNERAKKAILKSNVNSNKNEIKFLKDKIAELQNKIDELKKD
- a CDS encoding gliding motility-associated C-terminal domain-containing protein, which gives rise to MLNYRSKNYFKISFVLFAFLSTFSFAQVRTQKPTKFPVEAKAGSFIDVNIPSYPPSSFTPTQLVTDILVGNGGGCVVPNISNVTVSPNTAATVENRAWGYFHKGTANFPFTDGIVLSTGFARKAGNVAEVSMGDNNQGGGDADLSAAIGVAGLNNASVLEFDFVPTSSQMKFNYIFASHEYDSDYPCPPFQFDDAFALLLKPNTPGSTYTNLAVLPGGAGLVAVTNIVPDSFSCGPLNAQFFGSMLPNGTNYNGRTIPLTAEATVIPGQSYHIKMVIADARDTIYDSAVFLEAGSFNIGVSIVDPAGNPVPETLYVCDNTPQILKALVTTTPGMTFQWFKDGVAIPGATNVTYTAVGPGVYTVKIIIQGQNCPAEAKVTIVGGTSPIIQNATLKLCATPSNSTFNLDSAKPSISTTPGAVFKFYLQQADAVLGNNSNITGTTAFNGTDGQVIYVNVSNGAFCSRVAMLTLRREETPVATLTAPKIKICNGESVVLTAAGGVTYQWGDNSASGAIRTVSPTATTTYTVYAIGAQGCKSLTPASITIEVVPAITSTLTGGWICNGDTITLDAGAGPNYAYQWSNGATTQTITVGVGGTYGVTISNGVCTKLFTTEVKIAVPPTITNINYANDNITISVSNPSNGALEYSLDNGLTWQNSNVFTNVPKNKLVFIQVRVKTTSCVGYLEYYTFNMQNVITPNGDNVNDIIDFRGVAGNKNFTAQVSDRYGRVVYRYEKIRPYWDGFFQGKKLSTSSYWYQITFEDPASKQTTVKTGWILLKNIE